The following are encoded together in the Macadamia integrifolia cultivar HAES 741 chromosome 10, SCU_Mint_v3, whole genome shotgun sequence genome:
- the LOC122091107 gene encoding VQ motif-containing protein 33-like encodes MEKNTSSTGPPSPIATTATTSTTFVQADTHTFRELVQKLTGAGDDLQEKLPITLPARFSSRSSLSGDIVAPRRSAFKLQERRQNMRKLEIKLGLTSIRSPPFSPRQIQTQTHLVVSPVPSPVTPLGSDTLSSSVQCSGSGSESPSSPAVWEEEKAIAEKGFYLHPSPLSTPRGSDPPELLPLFPLSSPRQQSGDL; translated from the coding sequence ATGGAAAAGAACACAAGTAGTACGGGACCTCCATCACCAATTGCAACAACAGCAACGACATCAACAACCTTCGTTCAAGCGGACACTCACACCTTTAGAGAGCTCGTGCAGAAACTTACCGGTGCCGGCGACGATTTGCAGGAAAAACTTCCGATAACACTTCCAGCGAGATTCTCTTCAAGATCGTCACTTTCTGGAGACATCGTCGCGCCTCGACGATCAGCTTTCAAGCTTCAAGAGAGGAGACAGAACATGAGGAAGCTCGAAATTAAGCTCGGTCTTACTTCGATTCGAAGCCCACCGTTCTCACCTCGACAAATCCAGACCCAAACCCACCTGGTCGTGTCGCCGGTTCCGAGTCCGGTGACCCCACTTGGCTCCGATACTTTGTCGTCCTCTGTTCAGTGCTCTGGTTCGGGTAGCGAGTCTCCATCATCGCCTGCGGTTTGGGAGGAAGAGAAGGCGATTGCAGAGAAAGGGTTTTATTTGCATCCATCGCCGTTAAGCACCCCGAGAGGTTCAGACCCACCTGAGCTTCTACCTCTGTTTCCTTTGAGTTCTCCGAGGCAACAATCTGGGGATCTGTGA